gaagaggagctaggaATTGTTGAAGtgatcaaatcaagaagatgagtcatacttcattctaaaacaattcttagagtcatactccaagattgtaacttgagtgatacatcttaaagaaggtttattaacactagtcaaatgttacagtaaaaggttatctactcttgtacatttgaaattggtaagttatgatgttttggataaaacaaagaccaacttaggcctattgtgtgaagtgtttgtcttgataagaatccgcactatccttgaatatttgacaagagagtcttatatgtcaagaggacagtgggagtcttaaaggtcttgaaagtctcaagaactaatcaagaataaagccTGAGGTTTTTCACTAGTACATGACTTGAgctttataacctatcgtgttgacatattttgtgcccattccagttaaagttggctttgcatatgagttcttagagttctcaattggttgcataacaatttggaagcaatggcaggccctatactgccaggtggcaagaagttaaaattgcataagttcagtccatatgtgtttggatttgtcattatccgtgtcttgtgactaaggttttgacaaattcatatgggtaggaactaatacaccataaaaatctaagtgtcataatgtttctgtccgattcatgaaaatggtggtgaggaaacacttccactaagtagatttgtaagtggatagtaatctttgcaatctcaaagttgttagtaggcacgctaacatggacttatgagaaatagcaaaggtctaaaaaaattaagactatgattatggaatcccttttcatagttctgaaattgtttagacacacctatgagctatctaagataaggtgtatgattttgataaagccttatcaaagcaatctagtatcagaaatctgaactttggtaaaaaagtcaatagctgatttctgagtacatgtcaaagctagtaggagcataagtgttatgctaataatcttcatgttagtgggagcatgataattatgataagtattgcaagttagcaatgttaattatagaaaacaaaaagtttcaattcatgaggttgcaggggttgaaaaagttgttttgctataattaagggagaggaaattatacttcatttcaattatgaaaagcttagattgagtttataatcattctaaagagcttatattgagattttaatcacctttagtcaagaatatatatatatatatatatatatatatatatatatatatatatatatatatatatatatatatgaatttcatgttggattggttcaacttaagaaaattctatatactgtgttctcaaaattcgattatgattacagcatcccttttcatagtaaaattttgagaatatggcaaacaaaaaatattaatggcaaaagactagtctagaaccatgtctttatgtgaaacatcatgaatcatgtcccatttactttgggtataagatcgattagttgtgctataatatttattctttctaaattttccaaatgccatgGGGCATTAAGGAgtaaaatgtctagaattggatatgactaaagtgattaagcaattgtcgaggacaatctaaggtttaccaaagattggttgctcaaggacagttggaactatagtgtgaattttggaagggccatattgacatagtctgaaaagaggcaactcttgttcagaagtagtagtcaaaatgggaatatagagttgtctctatagatagaagcaatctgtgtaagattagaaagaacttagtgcaagaagcatgttcaaagcaatgcatactttgaacataaggctttttgtccatggagtaggtattcattggaataccctgtaatggttgttgacaagtctttgtaactttgtacacattcatttCAAGAGGGTAGGGCATTTAAGTTTAAATCCTAACAAGATTtcgatttgggattgtgaaattagaatcattgaaagtttggtcaattggtttatttaacaaagtaaggatcatagataaacatagagtgcatacttggtgtatggcaaagctattgtttaggaaaacatagtgtacatgcatGGAGCATGGGatacctagtgttttaattcaagtataaagttgataaaaccgaaacaatgaataataagtaatcagtatggtgataaataaaagtggtctatttatattcatagggtttgataccatatttgattcatttattcttgtgtttcactttgcatgttttgacttccataataactaggttattcttccggaatgactaagttatttaaaccatccacagtcggtcatatgttggaagtagatatgaatcaagagtatcatgagttggcttgtagaggtccaagttggtggataaagttgtgctacaacgctcatgagtgctcataagttctgagtattagattcaacccgcgctcatttgaatcacttcatggattttatcaagagtgaccatgagacgataatatcttatattcttcaaacctagagatatgagttgttactatgagttggttatacattgattgcacgaaaccgcattggtaactcgatgttataaaacgtgtctttgtatatgattcaacaagtagcagaacaagccatatgagtcgaagtttatccattccttttaccttcgggataaaagcgatatctgtgggcccctcgatgatttaacgATGACACATCTGAgttcttggccaagccaggactaatttgatttgttcaatcagtcagtcgtcataaatcggaaatcgggaaacaacaaatggacagagagaatgatttataatccatgtctcagtccatatgatatctagaatggaggaatatatgatcccttatctaatggacaagtcattgacaaagatcAGAGATCATCggaaaggtcagagttcgacagaagcttttgagagctacgattgccagtcgatTCTTGAAGTCGtgcgcaataatagttttagacttatccaagtgggagactgttggattaatgtctaagtccataactataattggtaagacttgaaccgacccggcatggtccatttgggttgcatggcatcatgcatttggatagactataatgagagaaataacacttaaggtttgttaatatattataagttataatatattaataagattatttaattagtattgatcaagaattaatctagaattaatcaagtgatcaaaagaagactaattaaatatatgggttgattgtgtaaatcatccatacttgtatagtgggctaatgctccatggattatcaagttgggctaaaacctatatgatgctccatggatgatccatggtgtatttgaacccatggatccaaggaaatggaatgccatgacaattagggtttaccctaattgtaacaactatataagatcatattctttgggaaaaatcagcactaacaactatataagatcatattctttgggaaaaatcggcactatgtgagagagagagagagaaagggctagccgattttatgaagtgtgatgttctctcaagttattccaagtgtatttggtgttgtgtgagccatttgaggtgtcacacttggggcactaggcactcaagcttcatgaggacattctacatcaaaagaGGTAtgcattctatcttgttatattcattgttttgtatgctagattaggataataccttggatgttcatattttcatgtataatagagaaaacttagatccagggtattgagggttgcatgtacacttaggagtgttacaatgctcaaaacccaacattaacatggtggaacaaccatgtgaATACAATGGGGATTAATGCTGCTAATTCCATGAAATGGGAGGGGTTGAAGATGATGCTAGTAGAAGAGTATTGTCCTCGGGAGGAAATACGAGAGCTGGAACAAGAATTGTGGAACCTAACAATGAAGGGTTCAGAGATAAATGCTTATACCGCTAGATTTAATGACCTTGAGATGATGTGTCCAACACTTGTAACCCCATAATAcaagaagatcgagcgatataTCTGGGGTCTAGCATCACAAATCAAAGGAATGGTGATCGCATCAAAGCCTACAACATATGACAGTACATAGCGCATAGCTCATCAGCTAACCAACATAGAAATCCAAGTGGGATTTATAGCCAAGTCTACCGAATATGGAACGTACAAACATAAATCTAATGGGAAGAAGCCCAGACAATCATCTGAGAAGAGACAAGATGTAGCAACTAATTATGCAGCCACAACAACGATACCCACAGAACCAAGGAAGTATGATGGGAAACTCCCATGGTGCACCCAGTGTAATCATTATCAGCTAGGTAACTGTTTATGGTGCACTCAGTGTAACAAGCATGGACACACTGTTAGCTATTGCCGTAACACAATACCTGCAACAATAAACCAAGGAATAAATACTAGAATAAGCTATGGTGGAGGGAGAATGTGTTATGAGTGTGGCGAGAATGGACACTTCAGGAGCGAACGTCTAAAGTTAAGGAGTCTTGGAGGTTTAGGCCGCGGAAGGGCAATCGTAATTGGAAGCAAGGAAGCTATCAAGACCCTTCAGAGGTATCTGGTACAAAgtaaattttgggacaaaattacTTCGACAGGGGAAGAATGTAACACCCGTCGAAATAGGTCAACAACAATAGCATATGATTATAGTATTATAAGCTTAGTTTGTAGTTCATGgaaaattttaatacaaatataAACTTTCATACATACCTTAtggtataaatcaaagtatacatCCATATAAATCTCAATTTAACTCcacgtgaagaagttatgataaactctAATACTATAAATTTATATAATGAAAAGAGCTTAAAATATAGTGAGAGTTAGCTATATGAATCTAatagaaagttgtagtacttgtaaatacctacgtgtgtatataaagaacctcaaaaacagagttcgtatgtgaaagatatgatCTTCCGAAGATGTAGCAGTCTAAGAGTGTGACACGTGGTAGAAACCGTAATGATCTATGCTCCACGACGTGGACATGAAATTTACAACATGTATATGATCTAGGACACTTCTCAAAGCTACGATGTAGATGGAAAGGCTATGGAAGCAAGGTGTCAAATCTCCATGACGTGGACATAAAGGCCACAATGTGAAGTCAGTATCGTGACACCTTCCAAAGCTAGGACTCAAATGGCAAGTCAACAAGGTGATACACCTCATTTTCATGATGTGGACATCTAGCCCATGATGTGGACATGACTTGAtcatcctataaatagaaagtTCGAACATAACCATTCTTACACCTAAATTTTTTTCCTCTCTCTCGTTTGCTAAAGGATTCCGCATCCCGAGCCCGACGATCACGAACCGCTGACCGTTTCTAGTGAGATTCCATAAATCACGCTACTAGGacgagtttcacggccccacttttaaTGTTTCCGGGGAAAAatgcatgctaaatattgtatataagttaatattatgtctatatgatagcaTATTTGTATCAACATAGATAGTTATATTAATCGGGATATAGttgttttgtatatgatattttgaaaacatacaactatcgtaaacttgttagcatgttattataCTAACGTAGACCATGAATTAACTCAGGATttctatatacatatatatatatatatatatatatatatatatatatatatatatatatacatatatatatatatatattatgtgtgatATAGCCTCGGAGTCATACTcggaagttatatatatatatatatatatatatatatatatatatatatatatatatatatatatatatatatatatatatatatatatatatatatatatatatagtgtcaagtatgttattattattagttttatgttaagataaaacctAGTTTTATTCCAAGTTATAGTTGTTGTATTACCTAAGTATCATaaaattaggagtaatgtttagaagcatagtctagtaacatAGGGTGTTAGACACAGATATGTTTTTGTTGTTAGAACTTTAGGAGGCCGAAAAAGTCTATATGAGCTATTTATTCATCAACTCTGATTGGAAATGTTAATGGAAATCCTCTGATCTGTAACCGCTAAtctcgtgtgagcgaggaagttgtGTATGGATCTATGTGGGTTAACACTCCTTCCGTGGTTGCTGGCTACAACCCAAAAGGTTTTACGGTGTACTATAGATCTATGAGGGTTGACAACCCTACACGTGGTTGTTAGCTACAACCCAACGGTTTGCGGGTGACGAACTGTCCTAATGATTGTTTTGTTTTGGACCCGGCGTCGATGAAGCGCACAGGGGAAGTATTTACCTTGGTGGAATCCTTCGTAGCACCAATGGTAGTTTTACTATGGCACCAATGGAGGAACCATTGGTGGAATCTTTTAATCAGAGGTCTTTATATCATAGCAACGGTTACGGGCTCATGGTAGCTAAATGTttgaagcattatactttgtcgatatacaagtatgaatgttatATATAAGTTTCCTAAACACTTATAATCTAGGTACAAGGAACTTGTAGGTATACTACTTGCTcattaagtagataattatacctagtATATATACCCATATATAATTGAATTAAGAGTTATACATAGTAACTTTCCTTGGTTTAGGATTACTCATACTATATGGAAATTATAGGTATCACTTTTTTGGTAAATAAActattatacctaggatatatatactacATGTTAGAGATAAGTATGAGTTTGAAAGATATTTTAAAACTaagttttatactttttaaagTTGAAAAAATACTATTTTCTCaaagtcaaaacctgtggactcaacAACTTTACGTTGACATATTTTCAAAATGCACGTGTTTTCAGAAACTTGATAAGCTGAAATAATAATATAACTTTCTATTACCAATAAAAAGGTATGTAGTTTATAATAACTCTTTTGAACATTTCAATATATGTTATATAATGATATAATTTTCAATAATAATATAACTTTCAATATATGTTGTATAACTATGATACAAAGAATTACGTTAAACCGCCCGGCGTTTCGGCTGCCGGCTGGAGGTATGACATGTTTTAGATTGATTATTCCGGTTTTAGTCCCGCACCATTAGCACCAAAAACAATTAGTTGTAATCGTTCCGAACCAGTTACATCCCTAGCACAAGCCCATCCTATTTTCTTACAATGAAACCAAAAAGTCCACAATTCTTCAATATTCTCTTAAATTATCCTATTTCTATAGGAAACTCGATCTTGTAATATCTAAAAGAACATGAAGTGAAAGCATGCTGGAGGATTGTTGTAATctgaaaataaaatagaaactaaaatttagataataaaaaaaacaaaatgttaatCGGGAATTAGACAAGATCAGAGAATGAATCCACCTTTTGACCTTATAAAATTGAGAAAgggtatttaatttaattatgaaTGATTGAATGGAATTCGTTTATTATTATAGTTGACTAATGGGTTACTAAATTCACCACGCAGTTCATGTATCATACCCGAGTGAAAAATGATCATAGAAAGAATCTTTTTATCGCCTCAAATTGTATTTAAAGCCACCATCAACACCTCCAGAGACACACAAAAACCAAACCCCAAAGAAGAGCAAACAAATACAAACTGATGGCTCCTTCGACTTCCCAACTATATCATCACCTCCTCTTATTCTTTCTGGTGTTCCTCTTCCATGCCCAGCAATGTCCGGCGGCAGGTGGATCGTGGTCTGTCCTCCTCCCAAGCATTGGAATTTCGGCCATGCACGCACAGTTACTTCCCAATGATCGTGTTGTCATGTATGACCGCACCGATTTTGGAGTCTCCAATATCTCACTTCCAAACGGGGCATGTCGTCCTAACACAACAGATTGTTCTGCCCATTCAGTCGAGTATGATGTTGCATCAAACACCGTTCGTCCACTTATGGTGCTCAGCAATGTCTGGTGTTCGTCTGGAACATTAATGCCCGATGGAAGATTGGTCCAAACTGGTGGCTTTGATGATGGTTATCGTGTTGTCAGAATTTATAAATCGTGTGATTCATGCGACTGGCAAGAGATACGTAATGGCCTGAATCAACAGAGATGGTATGCGACCAATCATATATTGCCAGATGGCAGACAAATTATTATTGGTGGCCGCCGGGCATTTAGCTATGAGTTCTACCCCAAGATGTCGGCCACTGAGAACACTCCTAGTTTACCTTTTTTGGTTCAAACGAACGACCCTAACGTTGAGAATAATTTATACCCATTTGTATTTCTCTATCCTGATGGGAATCTTTTCATTTTTGCCAACAATCGTGCTATTTTATTCGACTATTCCAACAACCAAGTTATCAAGACTTACCCTACAATGCCCGATGGTCAACCAAGGAGTTATCCGAGTACCGGATCTGCTGTACTTCTCCCTCTGCGCATAACAAAGGGAACAGTAAATGCGGTTGAAGTATTGGTTTGTGGAGGTGCACCAAAAGGAGCATTTGTTAATGCAAATAAAGGGATATTTGATGGAGCTTTGGATACATGCGGAAGGATCAAAATATCTGACCCTAACCCTCAATGGGTCATGGAGACCATGCCTTTGGCTCG
The genomic region above belongs to Lactuca sativa cultivar Salinas chromosome 4, Lsat_Salinas_v11, whole genome shotgun sequence and contains:
- the LOC128133903 gene encoding aldehyde oxidase GLOX-like, producing the protein MAPSTSQLYHHLLLFFLVFLFHAQQCPAAGGSWSVLLPSIGISAMHAQLLPNDRVVMYDRTDFGVSNISLPNGACRPNTTDCSAHSVEYDVASNTVRPLMVLSNVWCSSGTLMPDGRLVQTGGFDDGYRVVRIYKSCDSCDWQEIRNGLNQQRWYATNHILPDGRQIIIGGRRAFSYEFYPKMSATENTPSLPFLVQTNDPNVENNLYPFVFLYPDGNLFIFANNRAILFDYSNNQVIKTYPTMPDGQPRSYPSTGSAVLLPLRITKGTVNAVEVLVCGGAPKGAFVNANKGIFDGALDTCGRIKISDPNPQWVMETMPLARVMGDMLLLPNAHVLIINGVSAGVAGWELGRNPVLSPVVYQPDKQVGSRFEVQNPSTIPRVYHSTAVLLRDGRVLVGGSNPHDKYEFGNVLYPTELSLEAYSPSYLDSNSSDLRPKIILPVKNTKIGYGKQLVIVFTVSGIVDPSSVSVTMMAPPFNTHSFSMNQRLLVLDGGVAAKILGKSRYQVVVTTPPSGNVAPAGNYLLYVVHKEIPSPGIWVQMQ